A region from the Aquimarina sp. ERC-38 genome encodes:
- a CDS encoding CBS domain-containing protein encodes MGIISFQGARPKVKKQRNLQIKVSDYMTTKLITFKPEQSVMDVINLLVKHKISGGPVINEQNELLGIISEGDCIKYLNESRYFNMPTNDATVDRFMIRDVETIDGNASIFDAANKFIATKRRRFPILKDGKLAGQISQKDVMKAALKMNSQHWRDM; translated from the coding sequence ATGGGAATTATTAGTTTTCAAGGGGCGCGCCCTAAAGTAAAAAAGCAACGTAACCTTCAAATTAAGGTTTCAGACTACATGACAACAAAGTTAATTACTTTTAAACCTGAACAATCAGTAATGGATGTAATTAACCTTTTAGTTAAACATAAAATTTCAGGAGGACCGGTGATTAATGAACAGAATGAATTACTTGGAATCATTTCGGAAGGAGATTGTATCAAATATCTTAACGAAAGCCGTTATTTCAACATGCCTACTAATGATGCTACAGTAGATCGATTTATGATTAGAGATGTAGAAACGATAGACGGAAATGCTAGTATATTTGATGCTGCTAATAAGTTTATTGCTACTAAACGAAGAAGGTTTCCTATATTAAAGGATGGAAAGTTGGCTGGACAAATCAGTCAAAAAGATGTGATGAAAGCTGCATTAAAAATGAATAGCCAACACTGGAGAGATATGTAA
- a CDS encoding cellulase family glycosylhydrolase: MKKLLFLKVLFCLFLLSEITAQNTCSGNWLSVQGNKLLDSNDNEVILSGVNWFGFETSQNLLHGLWARDLKSVLYQSKELGFNCFRIPWHNLMLRDGVETYKPNLWVQDLLTNNGETGPYSNLYLEGKRKPIEVLDEIIKWCQENDMKVILDCHSRNPDGYLAEGLWYTNTVSEDEWIADWVFMADRYKDYDAVIGMDINNEPHGKIDDPEGARWGNGDPATDWRLAAEKCGNAILKANPNVLIIVEGIEAYNKPDGTETSYWWGGNLQGARDYPIRISDMSKLMYSPHEYGPTVYAQKWFDVPEFPDNMPDIWEEQFNFLNTNGTSPLFVGELGIKTRQGKDEVWFAKFIDFIKTQKLHFAFWSLNPNSGDTGGILADGWFDVVDWKMEYLKPLLFDLIPNCSASSTLTVNEIGIDAGSEFAIYPNPVEDILSINNNPKDAIKRIIIRDVNGKVIYTINTKGSQSNTYKQKVTDLTPGMYIANIITANGEYQIKKFIKK; this comes from the coding sequence TTGAAAAAACTACTATTTTTAAAGGTCTTATTTTGTCTTTTTTTATTATCAGAAATCACCGCGCAAAATACATGTTCCGGTAACTGGTTGTCCGTGCAAGGGAACAAATTACTAGATAGTAACGATAACGAAGTTATTTTATCAGGAGTCAATTGGTTTGGATTTGAAACTTCACAGAACCTTCTTCATGGTTTATGGGCACGAGACTTAAAGTCAGTACTTTACCAAAGTAAAGAACTAGGTTTTAATTGTTTTAGAATTCCATGGCATAATTTGATGTTACGGGATGGGGTTGAAACTTACAAACCTAATTTATGGGTACAAGACCTTTTGACAAATAATGGTGAAACCGGACCCTATTCAAATTTATACTTAGAAGGCAAACGCAAACCTATCGAAGTACTGGATGAGATTATCAAATGGTGCCAGGAAAATGATATGAAAGTAATTCTGGATTGTCATTCTCGGAATCCGGATGGCTATTTAGCCGAAGGCCTGTGGTATACTAATACGGTATCTGAAGACGAATGGATTGCTGACTGGGTTTTTATGGCAGATCGTTATAAAGACTATGATGCGGTTATTGGTATGGATATTAATAATGAACCACATGGAAAAATTGATGATCCGGAAGGTGCACGGTGGGGGAATGGAGACCCTGCCACCGATTGGAGACTTGCTGCCGAAAAATGTGGAAATGCCATACTAAAGGCAAACCCTAATGTATTAATTATTGTAGAAGGTATCGAAGCCTATAATAAACCGGATGGTACGGAAACTTCTTATTGGTGGGGTGGAAATCTACAGGGTGCACGGGATTATCCGATACGAATTAGCGATATGAGTAAATTAATGTATAGTCCTCATGAGTATGGCCCTACCGTTTATGCGCAAAAATGGTTTGATGTTCCTGAATTTCCAGACAACATGCCTGACATTTGGGAAGAACAATTTAACTTTTTAAACACAAATGGTACTTCACCATTGTTTGTTGGAGAGTTAGGAATAAAAACTCGTCAAGGAAAAGATGAAGTATGGTTTGCTAAATTTATTGATTTTATTAAAACACAAAAACTTCATTTTGCATTTTGGTCCTTAAATCCAAATTCCGGAGATACGGGAGGTATATTAGCTGATGGATGGTTTGATGTGGTAGATTGGAAGATGGAGTATTTAAAACCTCTTCTATTTGATCTTATTCCTAATTGTAGTGCTAGTAGTACCCTTACCGTAAACGAAATTGGGATAGATGCCGGAAGTGAATTTGCAATATATCCTAATCCTGTTGAGGATATTTTATCTATTAATAATAACCCAAAGGATGCTATTAAGCGAATTATTATCCGGGACGTTAATGGAAAAGTAATTTATACGATCAATACAAAAGGCAGTCAATCAAATACCTATAAACAAAAAGTAACTGATCTTACTCCTGGTATGTACATTGCCAATATAATCACAGCTAATGGCGAATACCAAATTAAAAAGTTTATTAAGAAGTAA
- a CDS encoding histone deacetylase, producing the protein MLKIAYHPIYQHPLPEGHRFPMEKYDLLPKQLLHEGSCTSENFFEPAAALSKDITRVHTKDYFDQLSNLNIDRKAARKIGFPLSEALVEREILIAGGTIQATQYAFKHGIAMNIAGGTHHAYADHGEAFCMLNDQAIGAAHLLAHQLVQKILIIDLDVHQGNGTAKIFEDHSDVFTFSMHGASNYPFKKEKSDLDIPLPKGTTDKEYLQILHKTLPKLIDKVQPDFIFYLSGVDILDTDKLGTLSCTIEGCKQRDQYILESCYKNNIPVVCSMGGGYSPDIQTIIEAHANTYRTAQYLYF; encoded by the coding sequence ATGTTAAAAATTGCTTATCATCCTATTTATCAGCATCCACTTCCGGAAGGGCATCGATTTCCTATGGAAAAATATGATTTGTTACCAAAACAATTGCTTCATGAAGGAAGTTGCACGTCCGAAAACTTTTTTGAACCCGCCGCTGCGCTATCAAAGGACATTACAAGAGTCCATACTAAAGATTATTTTGATCAACTGAGTAATCTGAATATTGATCGAAAAGCAGCTCGTAAAATTGGTTTCCCATTATCCGAAGCTTTGGTGGAACGTGAGATACTCATTGCCGGGGGTACTATTCAGGCTACGCAATATGCTTTTAAACATGGAATTGCCATGAATATTGCCGGAGGCACCCACCATGCTTATGCAGATCATGGAGAAGCTTTTTGTATGTTAAATGACCAGGCAATAGGAGCAGCACATCTTTTAGCTCATCAATTAGTTCAAAAAATTTTAATTATAGACCTGGATGTGCATCAGGGAAACGGAACAGCTAAAATTTTTGAAGATCACTCGGACGTATTTACCTTTTCTATGCATGGTGCTTCAAACTATCCTTTTAAAAAGGAAAAATCCGACCTGGACATTCCGCTACCTAAAGGAACTACGGATAAAGAATACCTGCAAATTTTACATAAGACGTTACCGAAATTAATAGATAAGGTACAACCTGATTTTATATTCTATTTAAGTGGGGTTGATATTTTAGATACGGATAAACTGGGTACTTTAAGTTGTACTATAGAAGGCTGTAAACAACGTGATCAGTACATATTAGAAAGCTGTTATAAAAATAACATCCCCGTAGTATGCTCCATGGGTGGTGGTTATTCCCCGGATATTCAAACTATCATTGAAGCACACGCCAATACTTACAGAACTGCGCAATATCTTTATTTCTAA
- the katG gene encoding catalase/peroxidase HPI: MKEKHTNVWDINHSSATAKCPFLGGTQQNTAGNGTSVRDWWPNELKLNILRQHSEKSNPFHKDFDYAKAFNSIDFPTLKNEVIALMTNSQEWWPADYGHYGPFLIRMAWHSAGTYRIGDGRGGSSSGSQRFAPLNSWPDNGNLDKARLLLWPVKKKYGKSLSWADLMILAGNCALESMGFKTFGYGAGREDIWEPEQDIYWGSETEWLANDKRYAEGRDKLEAPLGATNHGLIYVNPEGPDGTSDPIGSARDMRETFGRMAMNDEEIVALTAGGHTFGKAHGAADPDRYVGPEPHGAPMEQMSMGWKNHYNTGVLDHAITSGLEGAWTPTPTQWDDTYFKVLLEYDWELTVSPAGASQWTPTQTSGAPKAPTAGDASKSQALMMTDADMALKIDPEFLKISKRFKEHPEQLEDAFARAWYKLTHRDMGPVSRYLGPEVPTEELLWQDPLPETNGYTLNDEQVASLKNSIWGTGLSVSELVSISWASASTFRNSDKRGGANGGRIRLAPQNNWEVNNPEQLHKVLNTLKSIQDQSDFEVSMADLIVLCGSVGIEQAAKEAGKEVQVPFTPGRVDALQEKTDVDSFGYLEPRADGFRNYVSKAQEGTAAEEMLIDRAQLLDLSIPEMTALVGGLRVLDANYDGSKNGVFTDKPGVLSNDFFTNLLDFTYTWRSIDENSITFKGKNRITGEDTYTATRADLIFGSNTELRAIAEEYAAEHGGEELFIEQFINAFVKVMNADRFDLKS, translated from the coding sequence ATGAAAGAAAAGCATACCAATGTTTGGGATATTAATCATTCAAGTGCAACTGCAAAATGTCCTTTTTTGGGAGGTACCCAACAAAACACCGCTGGTAACGGAACTTCCGTTCGGGATTGGTGGCCTAATGAACTTAAATTAAATATATTAAGGCAACATAGTGAAAAATCAAATCCTTTCCATAAAGATTTTGATTATGCAAAAGCTTTTAATAGTATAGATTTTCCTACTCTAAAAAATGAAGTTATAGCACTTATGACCAATTCGCAAGAGTGGTGGCCAGCAGATTACGGTCATTATGGTCCTTTTTTAATTCGTATGGCCTGGCATAGCGCAGGAACCTATAGAATTGGCGATGGTCGTGGAGGTTCCAGTTCGGGATCTCAGCGTTTTGCCCCGTTAAACAGTTGGCCGGACAACGGAAACCTGGACAAAGCTCGATTATTACTTTGGCCAGTTAAAAAGAAATACGGTAAAAGTTTATCCTGGGCAGATTTAATGATCTTAGCGGGTAATTGCGCCCTGGAGTCTATGGGTTTTAAAACCTTTGGGTATGGTGCTGGAAGAGAAGATATTTGGGAGCCGGAACAGGATATTTACTGGGGGTCTGAAACGGAATGGTTAGCCAATGATAAAAGATATGCAGAAGGACGCGATAAGTTAGAAGCACCCTTAGGAGCAACAAACCACGGACTTATTTACGTAAATCCGGAAGGTCCGGACGGTACGTCTGATCCTATAGGTTCTGCACGAGATATGCGTGAGACCTTTGGGCGTATGGCTATGAATGATGAAGAAATCGTAGCGTTAACTGCCGGAGGACACACCTTTGGGAAAGCACATGGTGCTGCAGATCCGGATCGATACGTAGGACCAGAACCACATGGAGCGCCTATGGAACAAATGAGTATGGGTTGGAAAAATCATTACAACACCGGAGTACTGGACCATGCTATCACTTCGGGACTGGAAGGGGCCTGGACGCCAACTCCTACACAATGGGATGACACCTATTTTAAAGTACTTCTGGAATATGATTGGGAATTAACAGTAAGCCCGGCTGGTGCCAGTCAGTGGACACCTACCCAAACTTCCGGAGCTCCCAAAGCCCCAACAGCTGGAGATGCATCTAAGTCACAAGCTTTAATGATGACAGATGCAGATATGGCTTTAAAAATAGATCCGGAATTTTTAAAAATTTCTAAAAGGTTTAAAGAACACCCGGAACAACTGGAAGATGCTTTTGCCCGTGCGTGGTATAAATTAACACACAGAGATATGGGGCCGGTAAGCAGGTATCTGGGACCGGAAGTTCCTACCGAAGAATTACTTTGGCAAGACCCGTTACCTGAAACAAATGGTTATACCTTAAATGATGAGCAGGTAGCTTCCTTAAAAAATTCCATTTGGGGAACCGGATTATCTGTATCCGAACTTGTTTCTATTTCCTGGGCTTCCGCTTCTACCTTTAGGAATTCAGATAAAAGAGGAGGCGCTAATGGCGGAAGAATACGTTTGGCTCCGCAGAACAATTGGGAAGTAAACAATCCGGAGCAGTTGCATAAGGTATTGAATACATTAAAGTCCATCCAGGATCAGTCGGATTTTGAGGTTTCTATGGCAGACTTAATTGTTTTATGTGGTTCGGTAGGTATTGAGCAAGCTGCAAAAGAGGCTGGAAAAGAAGTTCAAGTACCGTTTACCCCGGGAAGAGTGGATGCGCTTCAGGAAAAAACCGACGTGGATTCTTTTGGATACCTGGAACCACGGGCGGATGGCTTTAGAAATTATGTAAGTAAAGCTCAAGAAGGAACGGCTGCCGAAGAAATGTTAATCGACCGAGCACAGTTACTTGACCTTTCTATTCCTGAGATGACTGCTCTAGTAGGAGGTCTACGAGTTTTAGACGCAAACTATGATGGTTCTAAAAACGGTGTTTTTACGGACAAACCCGGAGTATTATCTAATGATTTTTTTACCAACCTATTAGACTTCACCTACACTTGGCGTTCCATTGATGAAAATAGTATAACCTTTAAAGGTAAGAATCGCATTACTGGTGAAGATACTTATACGGCTACACGAGCGGACCTTATTTTTGGTTCAAATACGGAATTACGCGCAATCGCAGAAGAGTATGCAGCTGAACACGGGGGAGAAGAACTTTTTATAGAACAATTTATTAATGCTTTTGTTAAAGTAATGAATGCAGATCGTTTTGACCTGAAAAGTTAG
- the metG gene encoding methionine--tRNA ligase: MNTPERYTITSALPYTNGPIHIGHLAGVYIPADIYARYLRITGNDVAFICGSDEHGAAIPMRAKKEGVSPQVIIDKYHFMIKKSFEDFGITFDNYSRTSAPIHHKTASEFFKELYQNDKFVEETSAQLYDSEAEQFLADRFVIGTCPKCSFEEAYGDQCENCGTSLNATDLINPKSTISGAKPVLKETKHWYLPLDQYEDFLKEWILVGHKKDWKTNVYGQIKSWIDDGLRPRAVTRDLDWGIPVPLDHAEGKVLYVWFDAPIGYISSTKEWAEREGKDWEPYWKDQHTKLVHFIGKDNIVFHCIIFPSMLKAEGSYILPENVPANEFLNLEGNKLSTSKNWAVWLHEYLEDFPGQQDVLRYVLTANAPETKDNDFTWKDFQDRNNNELVGNFGNFINRVVVLTHKYYQGIVPEPAELSEVDQKTLAELRAYPAVISSSIEKYRFREASQELLNVSRLGNKYLADEEPWKLIKTDPERIQTVMYIALQIAAAVAVLSEPFLPFTSEKLKDILNLSDRPAASLRTDLVKLTWNDIEKEQALLKSGYQIEKGSLLFSKIEDLDIQKQLDKLAATKKANEVATKEIIPQKETISFEDFTKLDIRIGTIMEAEKMPKAKRLMVLKVDTGVNVRTIVSGIAEHFSAEEIIGKQVTVLINLAPRKLRGVESEGMILMTEDIEGKLVFLNPDQIEVNPGVTVN; the protein is encoded by the coding sequence ATGAACACACCAGAGAGATATACCATTACTTCAGCATTACCTTATACGAACGGGCCCATTCATATTGGTCACCTGGCCGGAGTATATATACCCGCAGACATTTATGCCAGGTATCTTCGTATTACCGGGAACGATGTTGCTTTTATTTGTGGTAGTGATGAACATGGTGCTGCCATCCCTATGAGGGCAAAGAAAGAAGGTGTTTCCCCACAGGTGATTATTGATAAATATCACTTTATGATCAAAAAATCTTTTGAAGATTTTGGGATTACCTTTGATAATTATTCTCGAACTTCTGCTCCTATTCATCATAAAACTGCTTCTGAGTTTTTTAAGGAATTGTACCAAAATGACAAGTTTGTCGAAGAAACTTCAGCACAATTATACGATTCGGAAGCAGAACAATTTCTGGCAGATCGTTTTGTAATTGGTACCTGTCCTAAATGTAGTTTTGAAGAAGCTTACGGAGATCAATGTGAAAATTGTGGTACTTCTTTAAATGCCACCGACCTTATCAACCCAAAATCTACCATTTCAGGAGCAAAACCGGTTTTAAAAGAAACCAAACACTGGTATCTTCCTTTAGATCAATATGAAGATTTTTTAAAGGAATGGATTTTGGTTGGACATAAAAAAGATTGGAAAACCAATGTATACGGCCAGATTAAATCCTGGATCGACGACGGACTTCGACCCCGGGCGGTTACTCGTGATTTAGATTGGGGTATCCCGGTACCTTTAGATCATGCAGAAGGTAAAGTATTGTACGTTTGGTTTGATGCTCCGATCGGTTATATTTCTTCGACTAAAGAGTGGGCCGAACGTGAAGGAAAAGACTGGGAACCTTACTGGAAAGATCAACATACAAAATTGGTACATTTTATTGGAAAGGATAATATTGTCTTCCATTGTATTATTTTTCCAAGTATGTTAAAAGCCGAAGGTTCTTATATTTTACCAGAAAATGTACCGGCTAACGAATTTCTAAACCTGGAAGGTAATAAGTTATCAACTTCTAAAAATTGGGCGGTTTGGCTACATGAATATCTAGAAGATTTTCCGGGACAACAGGATGTTTTACGCTATGTTTTAACCGCTAACGCTCCTGAAACTAAAGACAATGATTTTACCTGGAAGGACTTTCAGGATCGGAATAATAATGAATTGGTTGGTAATTTCGGAAATTTTATCAATCGTGTGGTGGTACTTACTCATAAATATTACCAGGGTATCGTTCCGGAACCCGCTGAACTTTCTGAGGTAGATCAGAAAACTTTAGCAGAATTAAGAGCGTATCCTGCGGTAATTAGCAGTTCTATTGAAAAATACCGATTTAGAGAAGCCAGTCAGGAATTACTCAATGTTTCCCGTTTAGGCAATAAATACCTGGCAGATGAAGAACCCTGGAAATTAATTAAAACCGATCCGGAACGTATTCAAACGGTAATGTATATTGCTCTACAGATTGCAGCAGCAGTAGCAGTACTTTCCGAGCCTTTTTTACCCTTTACTTCAGAAAAATTAAAAGATATTCTTAACCTATCAGATAGACCGGCAGCTAGTTTACGTACGGATTTGGTCAAATTGACATGGAATGATATAGAAAAAGAACAGGCCTTATTAAAATCCGGTTATCAAATTGAAAAAGGTTCGCTATTATTCTCTAAAATTGAAGATTTGGACATTCAAAAACAATTAGACAAATTAGCAGCTACCAAAAAAGCAAATGAAGTGGCAACCAAAGAAATCATACCGCAAAAAGAAACTATTAGTTTTGAGGATTTTACTAAACTGGATATTAGGATAGGAACTATTATGGAAGCCGAAAAAATGCCTAAAGCAAAAAGATTAATGGTTTTAAAAGTAGATACAGGGGTTAATGTCAGAACCATAGTTTCCGGAATTGCCGAACATTTTAGCGCCGAAGAAATAATCGGAAAACAAGTTACCGTATTAATCAATTTGGCTCCCCGAAAACTAAGAGGAGTTGAAAGCGAAGGTATGATCCTAATGACGGAAGATATTGAAGGAAAGTTAGTGTTTTTAAATCCGGATCAGATAGAGGTGAATCCTGGTGTTACGGTGAACTAG
- a CDS encoding M28 family peptidase codes for MRILKEFQKGLLLLIIAVLGWISVFYSIPRFNASENVNISEFSTAKALAIVKKLSVAPHYVGTQQHDETKRVLLSELRKLGLQPEIQKGFAISKTGSCTYVQNIVAKIESTTSDDGILLLSHYDSAVHSSPGASDAASGVATILEGLRAYLASGSKPLNTIYICFSDGEEVGLLGAKLFTKEHPWLKNVKLVFNFEARGSGGGSFMLVETNQKNKNLITHFSKAKIPYPIANSLAYSVYKMLPNDTDLTVFREDSNINGYNFAFIDDHYDYHTAKDTWQNLNTSTLAHQGSYVTSILSYFSQLPNLNLTSDKDVIYFDLPVFGLIYYPATLIVPLLVTTALLLILCILLAKRQNLISFRKILYGIGILLLSILVVGSTLYFGWKLITILYPNYLEIQHGFTYNGHWYIYSAISLSAFVILMILRYTLSKKDQLSFYVSVSIFWFFIAIITAIYLEGATYFIWIVILSLIPMSLLIFKKESHPVILVLFSIPTIFIIAPFIYRLPVALGLQMLFISGILTVLLLCISIPSLIHLTNSRWIISVSGLVSLGFLITAHVQSGFSEEHPKPNSLLHITNVNTQQSVWATYDIKPDEWTSSVISKESSNADEYNENTIENKYGKQFSYVTPAPLISQTPLQFIKLMDSLKNSIRHIKYKVIFPTTMNRLDIYTDTIVNFKSLRINQKTADNFTYRNRKMYNAFTKRWSRNLATYYNTGTSELQIDLTIKKEELPKFTFYASTYNLLDNKQLNIPKRSSQMMTKPFLLNDAMVIMQTVDLDTISFIKPEEDIILKNSNADNLIN; via the coding sequence GTGAGGATTCTTAAAGAATTTCAGAAGGGTTTATTACTTTTAATTATAGCTGTTTTAGGCTGGATTAGTGTATTTTATAGCATTCCAAGATTTAATGCTTCCGAAAATGTAAATATTTCAGAATTTTCTACTGCTAAGGCACTAGCTATTGTTAAAAAATTATCGGTAGCGCCTCATTATGTAGGTACACAACAACACGATGAAACTAAAAGGGTACTCCTCTCCGAACTTAGGAAGCTAGGTCTACAACCTGAAATACAAAAAGGTTTCGCCATCTCAAAAACCGGAAGTTGTACGTATGTCCAAAATATAGTGGCTAAGATTGAAAGTACTACTTCTGATGACGGAATTTTACTGCTTTCTCATTATGATAGTGCGGTACATTCATCACCGGGTGCCAGTGATGCCGCTAGTGGAGTTGCTACAATTCTGGAAGGTCTTCGAGCCTATCTGGCTTCCGGAAGTAAACCACTCAATACCATTTACATCTGTTTTAGTGATGGAGAAGAGGTAGGCCTTTTAGGAGCCAAACTTTTTACTAAGGAACATCCGTGGCTAAAAAACGTAAAACTCGTTTTTAATTTTGAAGCTCGGGGGAGCGGAGGTGGTTCTTTTATGTTGGTAGAAACCAACCAGAAGAATAAAAACTTAATTACACATTTTAGCAAAGCAAAGATTCCCTATCCAATTGCCAATTCGCTTGCCTATAGTGTGTATAAAATGTTACCTAATGATACGGACCTTACTGTTTTCAGAGAGGATTCTAATATTAACGGGTATAACTTTGCATTTATAGACGATCATTATGACTATCATACCGCTAAGGATACCTGGCAAAACTTAAATACAAGTACTTTAGCACATCAAGGCAGCTATGTAACCTCCATTTTATCCTATTTTTCCCAACTTCCCAACCTAAATCTTACTTCTGATAAGGATGTTATCTATTTTGATCTTCCGGTATTTGGATTAATTTATTATCCTGCAACGTTGATTGTTCCTTTATTAGTAACAACTGCTCTATTACTTATCCTATGTATTCTTCTGGCTAAGCGACAAAACTTAATTTCTTTTCGGAAAATTTTATACGGAATAGGTATTCTTCTACTATCAATTTTAGTTGTAGGTAGTACGCTATATTTTGGTTGGAAATTAATTACTATTTTGTACCCTAACTACTTAGAAATACAACATGGTTTTACCTATAATGGTCATTGGTATATTTATAGTGCTATAAGTTTATCGGCATTTGTTATTTTAATGATACTACGTTATACTCTTTCTAAAAAAGACCAGCTATCTTTCTACGTTTCGGTTTCGATATTTTGGTTTTTTATCGCTATAATAACTGCTATATACCTGGAAGGAGCCACTTACTTTATTTGGATTGTGATATTAAGTCTGATACCTATGTCCTTATTAATTTTTAAGAAAGAAAGTCATCCCGTAATTTTGGTCTTATTTAGTATTCCCACTATATTTATTATAGCTCCATTTATTTACAGATTGCCGGTAGCCCTGGGTTTACAAATGTTGTTTATTTCCGGAATATTGACTGTATTATTACTTTGTATAAGCATTCCTTCCTTAATTCATTTAACAAATAGCCGATGGATTATTTCGGTTTCAGGCCTGGTAAGTCTTGGTTTTTTAATAACGGCACATGTACAAAGTGGTTTTTCCGAAGAGCATCCCAAACCGAATAGCTTGTTACATATCACAAACGTAAATACGCAACAAAGTGTTTGGGCTACTTATGATATAAAACCAGATGAATGGACAAGTTCCGTTATTTCTAAAGAAAGTTCGAATGCAGATGAATATAATGAAAATACCATCGAAAATAAATACGGAAAACAGTTTAGCTACGTGACCCCTGCTCCATTGATTAGCCAAACCCCTTTACAATTTATTAAACTTATGGATTCCCTTAAAAATTCCATAAGGCACATTAAATATAAGGTTATATTTCCTACAACTATGAATCGACTAGATATTTATACCGATACTATTGTTAATTTTAAATCTCTTAGGATTAACCAAAAAACGGCTGATAACTTTACTTATCGTAACAGAAAGATGTACAATGCTTTTACTAAAAGATGGAGTAGAAACCTGGCTACTTATTATAATACCGGAACATCCGAATTACAAATTGATCTTACAATCAAAAAAGAAGAATTACCTAAATTTACCTTTTATGCATCGACCTATAATTTATTAGATAACAAACAATTGAATATTCCTAAACGAAGTAGTCAGATGATGACAAAACCTTTCTTATTGAATGATGCGATGGTGATAATGCAAACGGTGGACCTAGACACAATTTCTTTTATCAAACCTGAAGAAGATATCATTTTAAAAAACTCAAATGCAGATAACCTTATTAATTGA